The Synergistales bacterium DNA window TTGACGGAGAACGGATGGATAAAGCTGGCACACTCGTGGCGGAGGCGTCGTCCCTTTCGTTGAAAGGGGGAGGGGACCGGTGGGTCAGCCGCGGTGCACAGAAGCTCCTCAAGGGGTTGAGGGCCTTCGATCTCTCCGTAGAGGGGGAGACCTGCCTCGATGTGGGCGCCTCTACGGGAGGATTCACCGAGGTGCTCCTGCACTACGGTGCGGTCAGGGTGTTCGCCGTCGACGTGGGGTACGGCCAGCTGGCCTGGTCGTTACGGAATGATCCCCGGGTAGAGGTCCGCGAACGGACCAACGCACGCTATCTGCATGCCCACAGCTTCGCGGTACGCCCCGCTTTCGCCTCGGTGGATGTCTCGTTTATCTCGCTGCGGTCCATTCTCCCTGCGGTGGCGTCGGTGCTTGCCGAAGGGGGAAGGGTGGTGGCCCTGGTGAAACCCCAGTTCGAGGCGGGACCCGCCCGTCTCGGCAAGGGGGGGGTTGTCCGGGAACGCCGGGTCCACGCGGAGGTACTCCGGGAGATGGTAGAATTCATAGAACACCAGCTCCCCTTCGTGCTTCGGGGTGTGTCCTATTCCCCCATCACCGGACCGAAGGGGAATATCGAATTTCTTTTGTACCTCCAGACTGGGCACGATGCTGCCGGCGGTTCCACCTCTCCTTCACAGTGGCTGAAAAGGGTGGAAGAGGTGGTGGAACAGGCCCACCGGCAGATGGCGGTGTCGTGAGAAACTCTGAATCCGGGAGGCATTACGCCGAGGATGAATATCGGATTACTTGTCAATACAAAAAAGAAAGAGGCCCTCGCTATTGGGAAACGCCTTGTCATGTGGGGCCAGCGGCGCGAGCTGCGGTTCTGCACGCCCCCCTACGAGGCATCCTTTCTGGGGATCCCCGAAACACCGGACAAGGAGTGGAAAGAGAGTGTCGACTTCGCTGTAGTCGTAGGCGGCGACGGCACCTTCCTCCGGGCCGCCCGCTATGTACAGGGGCATGATATCCCGCTCTTCGGGGTCAATGCCGGGAGACTGGGCTTCCTTGCAGTGGGAAACCCGCAATGTGTCGAAGATGACATCGAAAACATCATCGCAGGCAAATACGGCTGTACGGAACGCCATCTGCTGGAAGGGCGCGTGTGGCGGGAGAGCCGTCTTGTCCATAAGCTCTATGCACTCAACGATCTGGTGGTCACCAAGGGCGCTTTCGCCCGTCTGATCTATATTGAGGTGCACGTGGGGGACCGTTATCTCAACACCATGCCCTCCGATGGCATGATCGTGGCCAGTCCCACAGGCTCGACCGCCTACGCCCTTTCGGCGGGCGGTCCGATTGTCCCGCCCCATGTTCCCTGCCTGGTGCTGGTCCCTATCTGTCCGCATACGCTCTATGCCCGTCCCCTTGTGCTGGGGGAGCATGATTCGGTCACCCTGGTCCCCCTGGGCGAACACCGCGAACTGATTCTGACGCAGGATGGTCAGCTGGGCTACGAGATTCTGCCGGGAGACCGCTTTGAGGTCTTTATCTCGCCGGGGAAGACGGTGCAGACGATCTCCCCCCACTACGGGGAGTACTACGAGCTTTTGCGAGAGAAGTTTCTCTGGGGAAAAAGCCAGGTGAACACACCGGGAGAGTAGAAGACTATGCTCGAAGAACTGCAGGTACACAACCTTGGGGGCATTCGGGAGGCCGAGCTCCGGCTCGGCGACGGGCTTATCGTGTTGACTGGGGAGAGCGGTACGGGAAAGAGCAGCATTGTCAGGGCCCTGGAGTTTCTGGCCGGACGCCGTGCCCAGAGTGCCCTTGTGCGGCACGGCTCGGAGGAAGGCAGCGCCTGGGGCGTGTTTTCCGCCGACCGCCTTCAGGGTATCCCGGAGGAGTACCAGCCGGAAGAGGGAACGCTGCTTGTCCGTCGGGTGCTTTCCCGGAACGGCAGGGGCAAGTGCTACCTACAGGGGAAACCGGCGGCGCTCCATCAGCTCTCTCAGGTGATGAACGCCCTGATCGGCATACAGAGTCAGTTTGCGCAGCTGGAACTCCTTGAATCGGAGAAACAGCGGGAACTCCTCGATGCCTACGGCGGTGCTGCGGTGCGGGAGGTGAAGGACTCCCTTCATGGGCTGTTTGTGCGCGCCGTCGGCGAGGAGCGCAAGCTCCGCGCTCTCCGGGAGAAGCGGGCGGAGGTAGAGCAGCAGTACGAGCGCTACCATGAGATCCTGGGCCGCATTCATTCCATAGAGCTCCACGAGGAGATCGAACAGAAATGGGAGGAGCGGACCCGCCGGCTGATGCGCCTGAAGGAGCGGAAGGAACGCATCGACGAGCTTGCCGCGCTTCTGGACGGGGGGCTCGCCGGCGAAGGTCTGCTTTCCTCCGTGGAGACCCTCTGTGAAGGGCTCCGGACGCTCCAGAGGGTCAACGGGGAATCGAGCTGGCACCGCCACACCGATGCCGCGTTGAATCTCTTTCAGTCTCTCTCGGCGGCCCTCGCCTCGGAGTCGACGCAGATCCATACCGAGGGGATCGAACAGGAGCTCGAGGAGATTGAGCATGCCAGGGGGCTTGTGCGGCATCTCCAGAGGGAGCTGCAGACCAGCTCGGTGGCCTCTGTCGTGGAGTTCGCCAACAAGCTGCGCAGCGATCTTGACTGGTTCGAGTCGAGCCTCCAGGAGATCACGGAACGGAAAGATACGGTGCAGACCCTGCGCAAACAGACCGGCGAACTGGCCCTCCAGCTCCGGGAGTGTCGGGAGAGAACCGCGGAGGATCTGGCCGCCCGGATCAACAGTATCCTCGACGAACTCGGCATGGAGGGGGCCAACTTCCATGTGGAACTGGCGAAATCCGACCGTATCCGCGCCAATGGGGCCGACGAAGTCCGGTTCTCCTTCCGGGTCGGTTCCGGCACGCCGGTTCCTGTGGAGAAGATGGCCTCCGGAGGCGAACTGAGCCGGCTCATGCTGGCGATCCAGCTGGCTCTGCCCAACGAACGGCTTCCGGGGGTGCTTGTCTTTGACGAGGTGGAGGCTGGTTTGGGCGGCAAGTCGGCGTTGCTTGCGGGATATAAACTGAAGGAGCTGTCGCAGAGGTGCCAGGTGATCCTGGTGACCCACGAAGCCACCATAGCGGCCCTGGCCGATCAGCATTTCACCGTAGAAAAAGAGGGCGGGGGTACCATTCTGCGGGAGGTCGCCGATGAGAAACGTGTCGTGGAGGTGGCGCGCATGCTGTCTGGCGACACCTCCTCTCGGGAAGCGCTCTCCCACGCGCAGCAGCTGCTTTCACTGCAGGCGAGTTCGTGATGGCGGTGTTGCGGGGGACCGCACGGTACAGCGGTGTGGTCTATAGAACCTGAGAGAGTGATTGTCTATGAGCGGAGTACCGTCTTCTCTGGGGACCTACTATCGGCGGCTTGCCGAGCAGTTGCCGGATGCGCTCTGTCTGCACACGGCTGCAGGGAGAATCCTCTTTTGCAACCAGGCCGGCCTGCAGCTGCTGGGAATTCCGCAGGCTGATGTGGGCCGGATCGATTTCTTTGCTCTCTTTGCTTCCGGTTCACAGCGGTACCGCGATGCCCTTGCCGCGGCGGGTCAGGAGGATCGAAACACCCTTGACGCAGCGCTTCTCCGCAGAGATGGGGCGGAGGTTCCCGTTGTGCTCAATGCGCAATTCCTCGACGAAGAGGAATCCCTTGTGCAATGCCTGATGAAGGATCGTTCACCCCGGCTGCGGCAGGAGGAGCGTCTCCGGCTCGAGTGGGCGATCTCGATGGTTGACCAGGCCACGGATGCGTTGGTGCATACCGACTGCAGCCATCGTATCGTCTACATGAACAGAGCCGCGGAGGATCTCTTCGGTTTCGCCTTTTCCGAGATACGAGGCAGGACACCGGATATCTTCAACGCCGAACCGGAAGCCCGTCGGTTACAGCAGCGTATCGGGGCTACCCTGCGGAAGGGAACCCCCTATACGGGGGATCATCTGAACAGACGGAAGGATGGAGCGCTTTTTGTCTGCCGGATACGGATCAGCCCTCTGCGGGACAGCGAAGGGCATGTCGTAGGGTATGTGGAGTCCCGGCAGGATGTGACAGAGGAAAAGGAGATCCAGGAAAAACTGGGCAAGGCGCTTGAAGAGGCCCGATTGGCACAGCGGCGTGCCGAAGCGGCGAACCAGGCGAAAAACCGCTTCTTTTCCAGCATGAGTCATGAAATCAGAACGCCTATGAACGGTGTCATGGGGATGCTTCAGCTCCTGCACTCGACGGAGCTCACTGATGAGCAGAGCGAGTGGGTCGATGTGGCGCTCCAGTCAGCGGAGAGGATGACCAATCTGTTGAGCAGGCTCCTTGACCTTGCCCGGGCCGAGTCGGGATTGGTCCAATTGAAGGTACAGCCCCTCTCACTCCGGTGGGTGATCGAGTGCATTGAAGGATTGTTCACCGTAAAAGCCAAGCAGAAGGGACTCGGCTTCCACTGCAGCTGTGAGGACAGTGTCCCCGAGCAGGTAGTGGGTGACGAGACCCGGGTGACACAGGTTCTCACCATCCTGGTGGAGAATGCCTTTGCGTTTACCGATCAGGGACGGATCGATGTGCATCTTGGAGGAGGGCTTGGGGAGAACGAGGAGGGCGATCCCCTCTTCCAGGCCCGCCTTACGGTGCAGGACACAGGCGTGGGCATGTGCCGGGAGCCCCTTTGTGGCACGGCTGAAAGGGAAAGCGACTGGTTGACGGATCATCGGCATGGGCCGGGAATGGGTCTCCCGATGGTGCGTCGGCTTCTGGAGCTGATGTCGGGAACGATCCAGTTCGAGGGCGTGCCCGGCGGGGGGACAGCCGTTCAGGTGACCATCCCGTTCCTCCTGTCTGAGGGAGAGGCCTCGACGGAGGGGGGAGCCGAAGAGAGGTGTTCCCCGAATGAAGGGTTGTCCGTGCTCCTTGTCGAGGACGACTCCGTCAACCGGCTGGTGTTGTGCCGCATTCTGGAACGGTCGGGATACAAGGTCACGGAGGCGAAGGACGGGGAACAGGCGCTCGAGATTCTGTGCGGTACGTCCTTCGATTGTATTCTGATGGATATACGGATGCCCAGAATGAACGGTCCGGAAACGGTTTCCGTGATCCGAAACAGCGAGGCATTCCGCCATGTCTCTACCGTTCCGGTTATTGCCGTCACAGCCTATGCCCAGTCGGGAGACAGAGAGCGTTTTCTCGAGGAGGGGATGGACGCCTATCTGACAAAACCCGTCCACCGGGAGGAACTGTTGCACACGCTGGAGCAGCTCTGTTCCCCCGGATGAGACGGAGACGCATGAGGGCTTGTCTGGGTCTCGGGGCTCTGCTGGACAGCTTTGGCTCCGCCTCGGCGATACGGCAGAGCACGGAGGGGATGAAGATATGCGCTGTGGTGTGGAGGGGCTTGCAATGCTTCCCGGCTTTTCGGTGCTTCCCGGCGAGCAGGTGTGTCGCATTGCCGAGATCGCCGTTCCCCGGAGGTTCCGTCGGGGGGAGCGCATCTTTTCGGAGGGGGATGAGGGAGAGGGTTTCTATGTTGTCCTGGAGGGGAAGGTGAAGGTCTTTCGGCTCTCCTCCGAGGGGAAAGAGGTCATCCTTCATTTCTGCCATCGCGGCGATAACTTCGGCCAGGTAGCCATGTACGCAGGTAATGACTATCCCGCCGATGCCGAGGCCCTCTCCGATACGCGGCTTCTCTTTTTCGAACGGGAATCCTTTATCCAGCACATCAAGGAAGAGCCGACCCTGGCGCTTGGCATGCTGGCGGCCCTGTCGGTGCGTCTCCGCGAGTTTACCCAACAGGTGGAAAACCTGGCACTCAAAGAGGTGCCGGCACGTATCGCCACCTACATCCTCTACCTTGCGGAAAAGCAGCAGAACTGGAGCCGCGTGCAGATGGACAGTACGCAGAACCAGCTTTCCCGGATGATCGGCACGACCCCGGAGACGCTGTCGCGGCTGATGACCCGACTGGAGGAAACCGGGGTGATTGCGGTCAGCCGCAGCACGATAGCCATCCGGGATTGGCGACGTCTGCAATCCCTGTCGGAGCGGGGGTTTGCTGCGATTGAGGGGGATGCGGCAGTGTGAGGAGCCGTGAGGCCATCTATGGGCGATGAAGGTGGTTGGCGGGATCTTCCGCTGGGTCCACCCTGGCCATGCCGTTTCGGCTTTCCCCCGGGATATGCGATTGGAGAGGCTGAACAACCCGGGTGCCCACAAAGACCGCAAGGTTTGCTACAATGGTGTTCGATTCATGGAGGCGGTTGTGCTCTGGTGAGTGCCCCGGGCTTCAAACCCGGTGGGGGGCGGTATGAGCCGTCTCCGGTGGGTTCGATTCCCACACGTCTCCGCCACGGCGGACCCACAGGAGCCTTTCCGGATGCAGGCCGGAGAGGCTCTTTCTATGATCCAATCATGCTATCTTTCCCTCTGCCTGTTTGGCAAGGCTGGTATACTGATATAGGAACGAATGCTCGGAGGTGAGTCGATGACCCTTGCAGAGGAAGGGAAGGAATGGGACGGTGGTGTAGATGGGAACGGCGGCACAGAGCGGAGCTCCGGTGACCAGCCGGACGAGGGTACCCGCGTTTCCCCGTCTGAAGGGACTGCTTCTGCCGGGCCCAGTACCGAGAGAGCGATCTTCGACGAATCCCTTCTCCTGGAGCAGCAGGGCGGAGACAGGGGATTTGTTGCCATTTTGAAATCGGAGACGGCGCGGCGCCTCCGGGAGTGCCGCGACACCATAACGGAGGCGCTCAATGAGAGAGACGGAAGCGATGTGCACGATATCGCCCATGCCCTCAAGGGGATCGCCCTCACTGTCGCGCTTCCTCGCCTTGCGGAGAGCGCGGAGCGGCTTATGGGGCTCTCGAAGGCCCGGGCGGCGGAGATGGACGACCGACTGTACGAGGCATGCCGAAGGTTTCTGGGAGATATCGACAGTGCGCTGCGGGCGCTGGATGCGGACCGTTCCGGACAGTCCCGGGGGGCTGACGAAGCCGGAGATCTGCGGAATCCGTGAGAAGGATGGTGCCGCCTGTCTGTGTTGTGTGCGGACGGTGGCGATGTACTGCTGATCGCTGACGAGAGAGAAAGGGAGTTGTTGACCATGAGGTTCAGATATGGGTTTTGCCCTCCCTGACTGCTGATCTTCCTTGCACTGGCGGTCGTCGGTGTTGTGCGATGGCTCATACGGTGGCTCTCAGGCGGGGGATAACGTCGATGGCACTGTGACGTTCCCAATCGGGAGAGCAGAAGCGGGGTAAACGAGGCTGGATTGCAGGGATACCTGTAGCCCAGCCTCTTCTATGTTCCGGGTGGTGCATCGGTGTGAGAGCGCATCGAGACATTGCGACAGCTCGGTTAAGAATCCCTGACCACTGCGGTATTGCCGGGATGCCTTGTGGTCGGGGAACCAGGGACCCTCGGGAATTTGAGCAATGGGGCCTATGATGTTACCGACAATCCTGGTATTGTGTGGCTGGGTGGGAGAAAGTGTCATAAATTGGGAGGCAGACCCATGCTGGTGGGAACCTACGAACATCGGATCGACGCAAAGGGGCGGATTGTCCTGCCTGCCAGATTCCGGCAGGAGCTCGGCGAGGATGTCGTAGCCACCATGGGGATGGATCGCTGTGTTGCCGTCTATTCAGAGGAAAACTGGAATAACCTGCTTGCCCGTCTTCAATCCACCTCCTTTTCCAGGGGGAGGTCTCGCGAGTTCCGCAGGGTGCTCCTGGCAACAGCCAACGAAATCCAGGTGGATACAGCCGGGAGGATCCTGGTGCCGCAGTTACTCCGCAACCACGGGCAGCTTGACAAAGAGGTGCACGTGATAGGGCAGGGGGAACATATTGAGCTCTGGAACAAACAGCTTTGGCTCTCCTACCGGGATACCGTGATGGAAGACTTTGCCGATATCGTTGAGGGGATTGATGGGTTTTAATGTCGATTGAGCATATTCCCGTGTTGCTGGAAGAGGTGCTCTCTGCTCTCCGACAGCAGGAGCCGCTTACTGCGGTTGTCGACGCTACACTCGGCCTGGGTGGTCATAGCGAGGCGATTCTGCAGCATTTTCCATCAGCCAGGGTTCTGGGGATCGACCAGGACAGTGAAGCGCTTTCCTGTGCCAGGAAGCGGCTGGAGCCATTCGGAGCGCGCTGTACCACCGAAGAGGGAAACTTTCGGGCCATCAAGGACATACTGGAACGTCATCACATTGTGGAACCCCACGCGGTGCTCCTGGATCTGGGGGTCTCCTCGCTGCAGCTCCGGAGTGGGGAAAGGGGCTTTTCCTACAACGTTTCAGGTCCGCTGGATATGCGGATGGCCGCCCGGCAGGAGGATATCCCTCCAGCCAGTGAAGTGATCAACAGCTGGTCGGCGAAAGAGCTTGAGCGCCTGTTCCGGATCTACGGCGAGGAACGCTATGCGCGGGACATAGCTCGGTGCATTGTCAAGCACAGGAAGCATTCCGGGGCTATCTCCACGACGGATGAATTTGTCGGTATGCTTCGAAAACAGCTGCCGGCGCCGATCCAGCGCACCATGGGTCGTCATCCGGCCCGCAAGGTGTTCCAGGCTCTGCGGATATATGTCAATGATGAATTGAACAGCCTGGAGACATTCCTGCAGGCTCTCAGGGAGATGGCCCTGCGCAATTGCACAACCGTGATCATCAGCTATCACTCGCTAGAGGACAGGATGGTCAAACATACATTCCGGAGCTGGAAACAGGCGGAACTGGGGTCGGTGATCACGAAAAAACCCATTGTTCCCAAAGAGGATGAGGTCCAGGCAAACTACAGCGCACGTAGTGCGAAGATGAGAGTCTTCCGTTTTCGTGGAAAGGGGGAGTAGCCGTGCAGGGCGGGGCGAATGTGTCTCACCAGAGAAGAAAGACCCCTCTGGTTTTGCTGGTTTTTGCGCTTTTTATCAGTGCATTCATGGGTCTGGCTTGCATGCGCTTTTACTCTTTTCATTTGAAAAGCCAGGCCACCAGGCTTGACGAGCGGCTGACGGAGTTGCAGGAACGCGAGGTATCGCTGCAATGCAGGCTTGGCTCTCTGTGCGCCCCTTCCCGTGTCTTTCGGGAGGCGAGGTACTCTCTGGGGATGACGCCCTGTGATGCGATGAGCTATGTACAGGTGCCGCGTATCGATATGAATCCTGGGCGTGGCCGAAATGGACCAGGCGAAACGGAGCATTCCGCTGGAGGGCCTCTCTTCAATCCACTGGCCGGAACAGCACATGCGCAGGATTGACGGGGAACGCTGTGTGAGTGTGGATTGGGCATGAGAGACAGGCGAAGG harbors:
- a CDS encoding TlyA family RNA methyltransferase yields the protein MSTNNTRRRLDWLVVERGLAPTRSKAKGLIMAGEVLVDGERMDKAGTLVAEASSLSLKGGGDRWVSRGAQKLLKGLRAFDLSVEGETCLDVGASTGGFTEVLLHYGAVRVFAVDVGYGQLAWSLRNDPRVEVRERTNARYLHAHSFAVRPAFASVDVSFISLRSILPAVASVLAEGGRVVALVKPQFEAGPARLGKGGVVRERRVHAEVLREMVEFIEHQLPFVLRGVSYSPITGPKGNIEFLLYLQTGHDAAGGSTSPSQWLKRVEEVVEQAHRQMAVS
- a CDS encoding NAD(+)/NADH kinase — its product is MNIGLLVNTKKKEALAIGKRLVMWGQRRELRFCTPPYEASFLGIPETPDKEWKESVDFAVVVGGDGTFLRAARYVQGHDIPLFGVNAGRLGFLAVGNPQCVEDDIENIIAGKYGCTERHLLEGRVWRESRLVHKLYALNDLVVTKGAFARLIYIEVHVGDRYLNTMPSDGMIVASPTGSTAYALSAGGPIVPPHVPCLVLVPICPHTLYARPLVLGEHDSVTLVPLGEHRELILTQDGQLGYEILPGDRFEVFISPGKTVQTISPHYGEYYELLREKFLWGKSQVNTPGE
- a CDS encoding AAA family ATPase produces the protein MLEELQVHNLGGIREAELRLGDGLIVLTGESGTGKSSIVRALEFLAGRRAQSALVRHGSEEGSAWGVFSADRLQGIPEEYQPEEGTLLVRRVLSRNGRGKCYLQGKPAALHQLSQVMNALIGIQSQFAQLELLESEKQRELLDAYGGAAVREVKDSLHGLFVRAVGEERKLRALREKRAEVEQQYERYHEILGRIHSIELHEEIEQKWEERTRRLMRLKERKERIDELAALLDGGLAGEGLLSSVETLCEGLRTLQRVNGESSWHRHTDAALNLFQSLSAALASESTQIHTEGIEQELEEIEHARGLVRHLQRELQTSSVASVVEFANKLRSDLDWFESSLQEITERKDTVQTLRKQTGELALQLRECRERTAEDLAARINSILDELGMEGANFHVELAKSDRIRANGADEVRFSFRVGSGTPVPVEKMASGGELSRLMLAIQLALPNERLPGVLVFDEVEAGLGGKSALLAGYKLKELSQRCQVILVTHEATIAALADQHFTVEKEGGGTILREVADEKRVVEVARMLSGDTSSREALSHAQQLLSLQASS
- a CDS encoding PAS domain S-box protein, whose amino-acid sequence is MSGVPSSLGTYYRRLAEQLPDALCLHTAAGRILFCNQAGLQLLGIPQADVGRIDFFALFASGSQRYRDALAAAGQEDRNTLDAALLRRDGAEVPVVLNAQFLDEEESLVQCLMKDRSPRLRQEERLRLEWAISMVDQATDALVHTDCSHRIVYMNRAAEDLFGFAFSEIRGRTPDIFNAEPEARRLQQRIGATLRKGTPYTGDHLNRRKDGALFVCRIRISPLRDSEGHVVGYVESRQDVTEEKEIQEKLGKALEEARLAQRRAEAANQAKNRFFSSMSHEIRTPMNGVMGMLQLLHSTELTDEQSEWVDVALQSAERMTNLLSRLLDLARAESGLVQLKVQPLSLRWVIECIEGLFTVKAKQKGLGFHCSCEDSVPEQVVGDETRVTQVLTILVENAFAFTDQGRIDVHLGGGLGENEEGDPLFQARLTVQDTGVGMCREPLCGTAERESDWLTDHRHGPGMGLPMVRRLLELMSGTIQFEGVPGGGTAVQVTIPFLLSEGEASTEGGAEERCSPNEGLSVLLVEDDSVNRLVLCRILERSGYKVTEAKDGEQALEILCGTSFDCILMDIRMPRMNGPETVSVIRNSEAFRHVSTVPVIAVTAYAQSGDRERFLEEGMDAYLTKPVHREELLHTLEQLCSPG
- a CDS encoding Crp/Fnr family transcriptional regulator, with amino-acid sequence MRCGVEGLAMLPGFSVLPGEQVCRIAEIAVPRRFRRGERIFSEGDEGEGFYVVLEGKVKVFRLSSEGKEVILHFCHRGDNFGQVAMYAGNDYPADAEALSDTRLLFFERESFIQHIKEEPTLALGMLAALSVRLREFTQQVENLALKEVPARIATYILYLAEKQQNWSRVQMDSTQNQLSRMIGTTPETLSRLMTRLEETGVIAVSRSTIAIRDWRRLQSLSERGFAAIEGDAAV
- a CDS encoding Hpt domain-containing protein, whose protein sequence is MTLAEEGKEWDGGVDGNGGTERSSGDQPDEGTRVSPSEGTASAGPSTERAIFDESLLLEQQGGDRGFVAILKSETARRLRECRDTITEALNERDGSDVHDIAHALKGIALTVALPRLAESAERLMGLSKARAAEMDDRLYEACRRFLGDIDSALRALDADRSGQSRGADEAGDLRNP
- the mraZ gene encoding division/cell wall cluster transcriptional repressor MraZ, whose amino-acid sequence is MLVGTYEHRIDAKGRIVLPARFRQELGEDVVATMGMDRCVAVYSEENWNNLLARLQSTSFSRGRSREFRRVLLATANEIQVDTAGRILVPQLLRNHGQLDKEVHVIGQGEHIELWNKQLWLSYRDTVMEDFADIVEGIDGF
- the rsmH gene encoding 16S rRNA (cytosine(1402)-N(4))-methyltransferase RsmH; this encodes MSIEHIPVLLEEVLSALRQQEPLTAVVDATLGLGGHSEAILQHFPSARVLGIDQDSEALSCARKRLEPFGARCTTEEGNFRAIKDILERHHIVEPHAVLLDLGVSSLQLRSGERGFSYNVSGPLDMRMAARQEDIPPASEVINSWSAKELERLFRIYGEERYARDIARCIVKHRKHSGAISTTDEFVGMLRKQLPAPIQRTMGRHPARKVFQALRIYVNDELNSLETFLQALREMALRNCTTVIISYHSLEDRMVKHTFRSWKQAELGSVITKKPIVPKEDEVQANYSARSAKMRVFRFRGKGE